One region of Coraliomargarita parva genomic DNA includes:
- a CDS encoding response regulator, translating to MKDKTTILLVDDHTMMVFALAETIAEYPDLEVVGEASTRKMAVEKYRETQPDVVIMDYQLGSETGVAATREICEDYPDARIVMYSIYEGEEDVWRAVEAGASGYLHKSAEVSEILDAVREVAAGHEYFPAVIAKRIAERKDRRGLTAREMEVLHKIVSGCSNKEIMSDLHLSEATVKLHVSNVLAKLGVADRTQAAIQAVRRGIIHLHDLPDS from the coding sequence ATGAAAGATAAAACGACCATACTACTAGTCGACGACCATACGATGATGGTCTTCGCGCTCGCGGAAACAATTGCCGAATATCCCGACCTTGAGGTGGTGGGAGAAGCATCGACCCGGAAGATGGCGGTGGAAAAGTATCGTGAAACCCAACCTGATGTTGTGATCATGGACTACCAGCTCGGGAGTGAAACCGGAGTGGCCGCGACACGTGAAATCTGCGAAGACTACCCTGATGCCCGCATCGTCATGTATTCGATCTACGAAGGCGAAGAAGATGTCTGGCGGGCGGTCGAAGCCGGTGCCTCCGGCTACCTGCATAAGTCAGCCGAAGTGTCGGAGATTTTGGATGCGGTGCGTGAAGTCGCGGCCGGGCACGAGTATTTTCCGGCGGTGATCGCCAAACGGATTGCCGAAAGAAAAGACCGCCGCGGGCTGACCGCCCGTGAGATGGAAGTGCTCCACAAGATCGTCAGCGGGTGCAGCAACAAGGAGATCATGAGCGATTTGCACCTCTCCGAGGCGACGGTGAAGCTGCATGTCTCGAATGTGTTGGCAAAACTGGGCGTGGCGGACCGGACCCAGGCGGCCATCCAAGCCGTCCGGCGCGGGATCATTCATCTCCACGATCTGCCGGATTCCTGA